Proteins encoded in a region of the Prunus persica cultivar Lovell chromosome G4, Prunus_persica_NCBIv2, whole genome shotgun sequence genome:
- the LOC18780582 gene encoding probable polygalacturonase encodes MDAEKPSILVSSIKPTWASLLLLFTIMLVLSYQTFSTMAGLPTWVGSIWPAAGSDTRSDHHPSTCSGFFGGVPKRKVVMSIEAFGGVGDGATSNTEAFRRAILHMQRFGESGGAQLNVPKGRWLTGSFNLTSNFTLFLEEGAVILGSQDPKQWPIIEPLPSYGRGRERLGGRHISLIHGDGLTNVVITGNNGTIDGQGKMWWELWWNRTLEHTRGHLLELMNSQNILISNLTFLNSPFWTIHPVYCSNVVIKDMTILAPLNAPNTDGIDPDSSTNVCIEDCYIESGDDLVAVKSGWDHYGIKMARPSSNIIVRRVHGTTPTCSGVGIGSEMSGGISNVTIEDLHVWDSAAGVRIKTDKGRGGYIANISISNILMERVKAPIMFSRGANDHPDKGWDPKAVPQVKGIFISNVFSLNSTKAPELRGIEGASFERICFKNVTVLGLAPSAAWHCEFVSGFANGVFPAACPQLQDMDAFDWCLQR; translated from the exons ATGGATGCAGAAAAACCCAGCATACTGGTTAGCTCCATCAAACCCACATGGGCATCTCTGCTCCTCCTCTTCACCATCATGCTTGTCCTTTCCTACCAAACATTCTCAACCATGGCGGGTCTTCCCACATGGGTCGGGTCGATTTGGCCCGCCGCAGGATCCGATACCCGTTCGGATCATCACCCGAGCACCTGTTCCGGGTTCTTCGGGGGCGTCCCCAAGAGGAAGGTGGTGATGTCGATCGAGGCCTTCGGCGGGGTCGGCGACGGGGCCACCTCCAACACCGAAGCTTTTCGGAGGGCGATTCTCCACATGCAGCGTTTCGGGGAGAGTGGTGGGGCCCAGTTGAACGTTCCTAAGGGGAGATGGTTGACGGGCAGTTTTAACCTCACCAGTAATTTCACGCTTTTTCTTGAAGAGGGCGCTGTAATTCTGGGATCCCAG GATCCGAAGCAATGGCCTATTATTGAGCCATTGCCTTCTtatggaagaggaagagagaggttaGGAGGAAGACATATAAGCCTTATTCATGGGGATGGTCTTACAAATGTTGTCATTACAG GTAATAATGGGACAATTGACGGGCAGGGGAAAATGTGGTGGGAACTATGGTGGAACAGAACACTGGAGCATACCAGAGGTCACCTGCTTGAGCTAATGAACTCTCAAAACATTCTCATCTCTAACCTCACTTTCCTCAATTCTCCATTTTGGACCATCCATCCTGTTTACTGCAG TAACGTTGTTATCAAGGACATGACAATCTTGGCTCCTCTGAATGCTCCTAATACTGATGGCATAGACCCAG ATTCGAGCACTAATGTGTGCATTGAGGACTGTTACATTGAGAGTGGCGACGATCTTGTAGCAGTGAAAAGTGGTTGGGATCACTATGGAATCAAAATGGCTCGTCCAAGCTCAAACATCATAGTAAGAAGAGTTCATGGCACCACTCCAACTTGCTCTGGAGTGGGAATAGGTAGTGAGATGTCTGGTGGGATTTCAAATGTGACCATTGAGGATTTGCATGTTTGGGACTCTGCAGCTGGGGTGCGCATAAAAACGGACAAAGGTAGAGGGGGCTACATAGCAAATATTAGTATAAGTAACATACTGATGGAAAGGGTGAAGGCACCCATAATGTTTAGTAGAGGGGCCAATGACCACCCAGACAAAGGATGGGATCCCAAAGCTGTTCCCCAAGTAAAGGGAATTTTCATTAGCAACGTGTTCAGTTTGAATTCAACAAAAGCCCCAGAATTGAGGGGCATTGAGGGTGCTTCATTTGAAAGGATATGCTTTAAAAATGTCACAGTACTTGGTCTTGCTCCATCTGCAGCGTGGCATTGTGAATTTGTTTCAGGTTTTGCCAATGGGGTGTTTCCAGCTGCATGTCCTCAGTTGCAGGATATGGACGCTTTTGACTGGTGTCTGCAACGTTGA